The Quercus robur chromosome 7, dhQueRobu3.1, whole genome shotgun sequence genome has a segment encoding these proteins:
- the LOC126693017 gene encoding pentatricopeptide repeat-containing protein At5g15010, mitochondrial-like encodes MRNMMRVRSSNLSVFSILLQTHVKSTCFYYSYVVVKPISPASLFNLNPCSTFSAMAMKPHLQFFSSSTTSPNSTYAASNVPLIIETKEDASISDDDDNDEDYEDDETHFRPLSSGDESLTRDIRTIVGILGELGSNPSGTKNELERGGITASSELVVGVLSHFRSNWEAAFTFFLWAAKQPGYTHSVREYHSMISILGKMRKFDTAWALIDEMRMKGGLSSSPTSPSLVTPQTLLIMIRRYCAVHDVGRAINTFYAYKRFKFEVGIDEFQGLLSALCRYKNVPDAEHMLFCNKNVFPFNTKSFNIILNGWCNVIVSPREGERIWREMSKRGIQHDVVSYGCLISCYSKACNLNKVLKLFNRMKEMEIVPDRKVYNAVIHALAKGRLVKEAINLMKTMEDKGIAPNIVSYNSLIKPLCRARKIEEAREVFDDMLCRGLSPTIRTYHAFFRILRTGDEVFVLLEKMRKMGCHPNTDTYIMLIRKFCRWRQLDNVFKLWSEMIQNGVDPDRSSYIVLIHGLFLNGKLEEAHKYYIEMKERHLIPEPKTDEMLQAWLSSKHISECQMKDLERNRLDCSQSGKNARVITRRFDQTRDFRRQPETRRVVRERGFSLWEK; translated from the coding sequence ATGCGGAACATGATGAGAGTAAGATCTTCTAACCTCTCCGTATTCTCAATTCTGCTTCAAACCCATGTCAAATCCACCTGTTTCTATTACTCTTATGTTGTTGTAAAGCCCATCAGTCCTGCTAGTCTTTTTAACTTGAACCCTTGTAGTACTTTTTCTGCTATGGCTATGAAACCCCACCTGCAATTTTTCTCGTCTTCTACTACTTCCCCAAACTCAACATATGCAGCCTCAAATGTACCTTTGATTatagaaacaaaagaagatgCTTCTattagtgatgatgatgataatgatgaagaCTATGAAGATGATGAGACACACTTCAGACCTTTGAGTTCAGGAGATGAGAGTCTCACCCGAGACATAAGGACTATTGTTGGTATATTAGGTGAACTGGGAAGCAATCCATCTGGAACAAAAAACGAGCTTGAGCGTGGTGGGATTACTGCCTCATCAGAATTGGTTGTGGGGGTGCTCTCACATTTTCGCAGCAACTGGGAAGCTGCATTCACCTTCTTTCTATGGGCTGCCAAGCAGCCAGGTTACACTCATTCCGTGCGAGAATACCATTCCATGATCTCTATTCTTGGGAAAATGAGAAAGTTCGACACTGCATGGGCCTTGATTGATGAGATGAGAATGAAAGGTGGTCTGAGTTCTAGTCCGACTAGTCCATCTCTTGTTACTCCTCAGACTCTCTTAATCATGATTAGGAGATATTGTGCTGTACATGACGTGGGGAGGGCTATAAATACTTTTTATGCCTACAAGCGATTTAAGTTTGAAGTTGGCATTGATGAATTTCAAGGCCTTCTCTCTGCCCTTTGCAGGTACAAGAACGTGCCAGACGCTGAGCACATGCTCTTCTGCAACAAGAATGTCTTCCCATTTAATACCAAGAGCTTTAACATTATCCTCAATGGATGGTGCAATGTGATTGTTAGTCCCCgggagggagagagaatttGGAGGGAGATGAGCAAGAGAGGTATTCAACATGATGTTGTCTCGTATGGATGCCTCATATCTTGCTATTCAAAAGCATGTAATCTGAATAAGGTGCTCAAGCTCTTCAACAGGATGAAGGAAATGGAGATTGTTCCAGATAGGAAAGTTTACAATGCTGTCATTCATGCTCTTGCAAAAGGTAGGCTTGTGAAAGAAGCTATCAATCTCATGAAAACAATGGAAGATAAGGGTATTGCTCCAAATATTGTCTCTTATAACTCACTGATCAAGCCTCTCTGCAGGGCCCGTAAAATTGAAGAAGCTAGAGAAGTCTTTGATGATATGTTATGCCGTGGCCTCTCCCCTACCATTCGGACTTACCATGCCTTCTTCCGGATTTTAAGGACAGGGGATGAAGTGTTTGTGCTCTTGGAAAAGATGAGAAAGATGGGCTGCCACCCAAATACTGATACCTACATAATGTTGATTAGGAAATTTTGCCGGTGGCGCCAACTTGATAATGTCTTCAAGTTGTGGAGTGAGATGATTCAGAATGGAGTTGACCCTGATCGGAGCTCATATATTGTGCTAATACATGGCCTATTTTTGAACGGAAAGTTGGAGGAGGCCCACAAATATTACATAGAGATGAAAGAGAGACACTTAATACCAGAACCAAAGACAGATGAGATGCTTCAGGCTTGGTTGTCTAGTAAGCATATATCAGAGTGTCAGATGAAAGATTTAGAACGCAATCGATTGGATTGTAGTCAGTCAGGCAAGAATGCAAGGGTTATAACCAGGAGATTTGATCAAACAAGAGATTTTCGACGCCAACCTGAAACTAGAAGAGTTGTCAGAGAGCGGGGCTTTTCTTTATGGGAGAAATAG